AGCCCTCGAAAGAGGGCTTTTTATATGTTTTACTTATACTTACTTGTTCACAATCACATGGCGCGATATGTGCGGAAAGCTATAGAAAACATTGACTTTCTTGCACAGTATCCGTAGTTTTACAAGATATTTCGCGAGAGCAATTCTCCCTCCTCGTGGTTGTGGGTCCTCACGAGGTTCTATTCCGGCGGCCCGTAAAATGGAGTTCGGTGAATGAAGTTTGGACATGTTACTGCGTTCGTGATTTCTATGACTCTCTGCGGTTTGGCTTTCGCTGGCCCGGGCGACCGTTGGGCGGGCGTTGACTATTTGAACGGTCGACTGCTACTTGTCATGTCAGAGGAATTTGATGGCCAAGGTCTGGGACTTGACGAATTCGGATTCGTGCAGTCGGGAATACCTGAATTGGACGCGCGGTTCATTGAGTTCAAGTGCCAGGGCTTCAAGAGGCTCGTACCAGACGCAATTCTGGACAGGATTCCGACGGCCCTGCCGGAAGCATATCGCACCTACTTGCTGGAATTCGACTCAGAAGTACCCGTTATGACCGTGCTGGAGTCGTTTGCCGCTTCAGAGTTCGTAAGCAATGCCGAACCCGACCTCCTGTATCGGTTGTTTCGAACACCTAACGATCCGCAGTTCTCCAGTCAGTGGGACAAACAAATTATGGGTGCCGAGGCAGTCTGGGACCTCACAACAGGTAGTCCAGCCATTATCTGCGCTGGTCTTGATACAGGGGTGGACTGGCGTCATCCGGACTTGGCTCCAATTCTTTGGGTGAATCCTGGTGAGGACGTCGACGGTGATCAAGAGGTGTGGTCGTTTAATGACTACCCTGGGGACTTGGATGACCTGAATGGCGTGGACGACGACGGGAACGGCTTTCCGGATGACTTTCTTGGTTGGGATTTCATTGCGGGAATTGGCGGCTGTGCCGGAAACGAAGATTGTGATAACATTCAGGACAACGACATGTTTGGCCGTGAACCTCACGGAACCCACGTAGGTGGTATTATGGTGGCGGCTGGCAATAACGGCATCGGAGTCGCCGGCTTCTCGTGGGTCGGAAAGCTAATGGCTTTGCGCTGCGGATATCTCGCCTCTGACGGACAAGGTTACATGCCTCAATCTGCCACGGTTCCGGGAACCTACTACGCTGTTGCCAATGGCGCAGATATCATCAATATGTCCTATGGAGGACCAGGCTTCTCGTCAGTAGCGAACAGTGCAGTTGTGGCTGCGTGGAATGCAGGGCTTTTGCTGTTTGGGGCAAGCGGAAACGATAACCAGAGCAGCATTCAGTACCCTGCAGGCTACGAGAACGTAATCGCCGTGAATGCCACGAACTCGAGTGACCGCAAAGCTAACTTTTCCAATTATGGCGCGTGGACAGACATCTCAGCACCAGGAGTTGGCATTCCGAGTACGGTGAACAATGGTGGATATCAGTCGTGGGATGGGACCTCGATGGCCTCGCCCAACGCTGCAGGTGCAGCTGCCTTGCTTTGGGCACTTTTCCCCGATCTGAACAATGCATCACTCCGCGAGCTGATGTATATCTCGGCCTTTAATTTAGATGCGTTGAATCCTAACTTCGTCGGGATGCTTGGCGCTGGCAGAGTGGATGTTCGGACAGCCGCTGCCATGCTTCTGCCGAATCTGAATGTAATTTCGAGCAGTTTAACCGACAACGTTGGAGACGGAGACGGTAGGCTTGAGACTGGAGAGTCTGCCCAACTTGAGCTGGTGATTCAGTCATCGCCCGATTGGGCTCCCGCAACGAACGTGGTTGTGAACGTAACCTCGAACAATCCAATCGTTTCAATCTCGAATGGCACACAGTCCATAGGTGCACTTGCGCCCGGCGCTGCGGCGACGGCTACTGTAACGCTTACTGCCGGAACGATTGAGGATGGAACTTGGCTCGACCTCTTGGTGAATATCACAAGTGACGAGGGATTCAACCGCACATTAACGTATACAATTCGAGTTGGGCGGGGCAGATTGCTCGTAGTTGATGACGATGGTTCAGGCAACTTTCAGTCATACTACTATAGTTCTCTCATCGACCTCGGCGCGAATCCTGATCTCTGGAGTAGTTCGCTTGACGGGCAGCCAACCTCGTTTCATCTCAGCCACTATCCTGCCATCATGTGGGTCTGCGGCAATGAAACATCGAATACTCTGACGGCAAGTGAGCAAGAAGCACTGACTTCCTATCTGAATGCCGGCGGTAATTTGCTGATCAGCGCACATGGCTTGCGCAACGACATAGGCGGCTCAAGCTTCTTCTCAGATTACTTGCGCTCCGCGAGTGACAATAATCTTGCAGGAGACAGAGTAGTCAATGCCGTTGAAGGCGTGCCGGTTTTTGATGGCACACGCCTTCTGTTACAAGGCGGAGCCTGTGCTAACAATGGATTGACAGGTCCTGACCGCATTCTGCCAGTTAACGGAGGTGTCGCGGCATTTGAATACACAACCGCTGGCGGGGTGGGTGCGGTAATGTATGACGGCGCCTACAAGTCAATTTATTTTGCGTTCTCGCTTGAAGCAGGCTGCGGTCTTGCCGGAACCGACCATTACTCTGTGGTGCTTTCCAGAACTCTCGAATGGTTTGGTATTGAAAGGGTGGACGCTCACGAGCGTCCTACGTCCCCCATCCCACACTCAGCCCGGCTGGTAGGCAACTACCCGAATCCATTTAACCCGACGACTGAAGTGAAGTTTGAGGTAAGCACCGCATCCAACGTGGAGTTGCGAGTCTACGATATTCAAGGGCGGCTAGTTTCCGAACTGGTACGTGGCTTAGTCCAGCCCGGCACGCATCAGGTGCAATTCGATGGTTCTGGCTTCGCCAGCGGAGTCTACTTTGTGCGGCTCGTAGCTCCTGGTGTTGTCCAAAGCGCAAAGATGGTCCTTCTGAAGTAGATTGTTTCCCGGGGCTTGACTTAGACACACAACGAGGTGTTTCTGTGAGTGCTATGAAATTCAGGTTACTTTGGATTGTATTGCTGCCACTTGCTGCCTATTCAGCTCTGTCATATCCTGATGGTACGCAGTGGATGCCTGGGCGCGTAATGGTAAATTTCGCGCCGTCGGTCGGCGAACTAAAAACAGAAGTCTCGTTAACGAATCGGGTTACCATTGGGGTTCCTGCTGTCGACGCCGTGTTGGAAAGCTATCAGGTTCAGGCTATGTATCGAGTTGTGCCGGACCAGATTCTTGCCAAACTGAATCCTGCGCCTGACGCCTATCGCTTAGTGGTATTTACATTCCCAACTCACTTCAGCGTGCTCGAAGTCTGCGAAGCCTTCTTATCCTTGCCTGAAGTGGAAAACGCAGAACCCGACATCACCTGGCCCGTGACTGAAACAATTCCTAATGATCCTTTCTGGGGACAGCAATGGGATAAGCGGTTGATGCGCTGCCATCTTGCTTGGGACTTCGGACAGGGTGGTGAAGATATCATTGCCGTTGCGGTGGACAACGGATTCTGGTGGCCGCACACGGACGCTCGAGATAATCTGTGGGTGAATCCGGGCGAGGACCTCGATGGCGATCGCGACGCCTATTGGGACACGGATTATCCGGGCGA
This region of bacterium genomic DNA includes:
- a CDS encoding S8 family peptidase, whose product is MKFGHVTAFVISMTLCGLAFAGPGDRWAGVDYLNGRLLLVMSEEFDGQGLGLDEFGFVQSGIPELDARFIEFKCQGFKRLVPDAILDRIPTALPEAYRTYLLEFDSEVPVMTVLESFAASEFVSNAEPDLLYRLFRTPNDPQFSSQWDKQIMGAEAVWDLTTGSPAIICAGLDTGVDWRHPDLAPILWVNPGEDVDGDQEVWSFNDYPGDLDDLNGVDDDGNGFPDDFLGWDFIAGIGGCAGNEDCDNIQDNDMFGREPHGTHVGGIMVAAGNNGIGVAGFSWVGKLMALRCGYLASDGQGYMPQSATVPGTYYAVANGADIINMSYGGPGFSSVANSAVVAAWNAGLLLFGASGNDNQSSIQYPAGYENVIAVNATNSSDRKANFSNYGAWTDISAPGVGIPSTVNNGGYQSWDGTSMASPNAAGAAALLWALFPDLNNASLRELMYISAFNLDALNPNFVGMLGAGRVDVRTAAAMLLPNLNVISSSLTDNVGDGDGRLETGESAQLELVIQSSPDWAPATNVVVNVTSNNPIVSISNGTQSIGALAPGAAATATVTLTAGTIEDGTWLDLLVNITSDEGFNRTLTYTIRVGRGRLLVVDDDGSGNFQSYYYSSLIDLGANPDLWSSSLDGQPTSFHLSHYPAIMWVCGNETSNTLTASEQEALTSYLNAGGNLLISAHGLRNDIGGSSFFSDYLRSASDNNLAGDRVVNAVEGVPVFDGTRLLLQGGACANNGLTGPDRILPVNGGVAAFEYTTAGGVGAVMYDGAYKSIYFAFSLEAGCGLAGTDHYSVVLSRTLEWFGIERVDAHERPTSPIPHSARLVGNYPNPFNPTTEVKFEVSTASNVELRVYDIQGRLVSELVRGLVQPGTHQVQFDGSGFASGVYFVRLVAPGVVQSAKMVLLK